DNA sequence from the Terriglobia bacterium genome:
ATCTGTTCCTTGCTCCCGGCGAAGGCGACAAAGTGGAAGAAGCAACAGCTTCCGGACGCGGCGGCGCCGGCGACCCCGATGCCATCAGCCTGATTCGCGGTGGGGGGTCAAGTCTCTAGTCGCAAGATATCTTGAAAGCGCTGGTTAAGCCTTTCGCCGCGGGTTTCGCTGTTCGATAAGAATGATCGGCAACGAGCTGTTCGCGCCCGCTTCTTCGCACCCAACAATCGCTAAGCACAAGAATCGCTGAGAAAGATTGGCCGTGACGGCTGACACATACGCTGGCGGACAAGCGCTCGTAACATCAATGGTGAGGTTCTTGGTATGAATTTCACTGATGTTCTCAAAAAAACGCCGCGCGGTGCGGGAATTTACACTGGCTGCCATTTCGCGGCCGGAGATCGAAGCGCTGATTAGCGAAGCCATCGAAGCGCCCAGCGCCATGAACTTGCAACCGTGGGCCTTCGCCGTGGTGTTGGACCGCGACCAGATTGACCGTTACGCTCAGCGCGCCAAGGATTCTTTGCTGGCAAAGCTGTCGAAATTATCAGACCCCGTCCAACACAGGTTCGAGCAGCGCATGCTGGAAAACCCGGATTTCAGTCTGTTCTATCACGCGCCGGCCCTGGTGCTGGTGCTGGCCAAGTCCTCTGAGGCGCAAGCCGATGAAGACTGCTGCCTGGCCGCACAGAGCTTGATGCTTGCCGCTCGTGATCGTGACCTGGGTACCTGCTGGATTGGCTTTGCCCGGCCCTGGCTGAATCTGCCGGAGACCAAGGCAGAGCTCGGCATCCCGCCGGAGTACCAGGTGGTTGCGCCTATTGTGCTCGGCCATCCCGTGGCCTGGCCGGAGTCGCACGGGCGTAAGCCGGCGGAGATTTTGTGGATTGCCCCGGTTGAAGCCAAACAACGCAAGCTGGCGGCGGTTTAACTCACCACGTTGGGGGTAGATCCAGGCAGTCACCAGGACCAGACGTGATCAACCACAGGACGCACAGGAACACCAAAGTAGTACAATCCTGCTTCTTTGTGATCCTTCGTGTCCTTTGTGGTGAAGAATGAAACTTAATTTGCTGAAGATTGCTGTCCTGCTCGGCTCCGTAACAGCCGCCTTTACCCAAACGCCTCCCGCTCCACCCAAGCCGCTTGATCTGCTCAAGGCCCGCCTGGAAACCATCGCCCACGGCGTGAGCGCGGACTGGGGTATCTACATCAAGTCCTTGGACACCGGCGAAGAAATCGCCATCCACGCCGACGCGGCCATGGACACCATGAGCGCCATCAAGATCCCTCTGCTCGTGGACGTCTACCGCCAGGTGGATGCCGGCCGGATCAACACGGCGGACCGCATCGTGATGCACACCAGCGACAAGCGCTTCGGCACCGGCGTCCTCCGCACGCTGGACAACGGCCTGGACCTGAGCTTCCATGACGCGCTCATGCTGATGATCATCCAGAGCGACAACACCGGCACGGACATGGCTTTTGCCAAAGCCGGCGGCCCGGCGCACGTCACCCAGACCATGCGCGAGCTGGGCTTGAACTCCATCACCGCCACTGGCACCACGTTTGAATGGTTCCGCGCGCTGGCCGAGCCGGGCGACCCGTTGTACGCCAAAATCACGCCGGAAGACCTCTTCACCAAGGGCTTTCCCGCAAAACTTACCGACGCTGACGTGGAGCGCTTCCACTTTGAAGGCAAGCATCCCTTCGGACTTTCCAGCGCGCGCGACATGGGCCGCCTGCTGGAAATGATCGCCACCAACAAAGCCGCCAGCGAAAAATCCTGCAAAGAGATGATGCGCATGATGGGCCTGCAGCAGTTCCGCAGCCGCATCCCCAAATACATGGACGATGACACCAACACCCCGCACAAGACCGGCGACTTTCCGCCGTACATCGCCAACGACGTGGGCCTGATTGAAACGCCCGCCGGCCGCGTGGTGGTGGTGTTCTTCTCCGCGCACCATCGCGGATTTTATTCCGAGCTGGAAGACGCGATTGCCAGAATGAGCGAGCAGGTGTGGGGATATTTTAATTATCGGGGAAAGCAGAAACAATGAGGAGAACGTGTAACCATAAGCTGGTACGTGCGTAGCCAAGAGTGCTAGAGAATACCAACGCGGTCCTGATGGTCTTGGGCGGCATTGCCCTGTTGATCGTCATTATCATAGCGGATTGGAAACTCGACAGCCGCCGCATTCGGCGTGAGATTGAATCGAGAGGCGGTAAGATTGTTGACATTGCCGCCAACTGGGATGGATACAGCAGCCGCTACCGGCGTGCCTATGACGTCTTCTATATCACTCGTCGCGGTCAGCATGTCAAAGCTACCTGCACAACCAGCCTTGTGTCCGGAGTAGATTGGTTATCTAAAAGTCCTCCTGGGATTCGCTCGCCGCTTGTTTTTGACGACAGCGCTGAAACTACAAGGTTATCCTCAGCCGCGGAAGAGGTCGCGCCCAGTGAAGGTGAAGCGGAACCGCCCGAGCCCATTCGTTGCTTTGAATGCGGAGCCGCGATTCCGTCAGATCAGGTTCGTTGCCCACAATGTGGTTGGAGTTACAAGGGAAGCTAAGATAACGTACTTTTGCTTTTGATCCCTGACCTTTGTTTCGGCCACAACGTTTCGCGTCCGGAGACGTATCTCCGTTGATGTCTGACACTCTGGTCCCTGCTTTGAGGGTTGATCACGAAGAGGCTAGGTTCTTGCCTTTACCAACTCCATCGCCTCTTCCTTCGTGCTGACCGTCCAGTCACCGCCCGTCTTTCCACCAAACGCGAGCGTAATCCTACCGCCCTTTCTTCGTCGGGCCGGCTTTGATTGCGGCTTCTACTTTGGCCAGCAAATCTTTCGCAGGTTGTTGAAAAGGACCCTGCATCCCGGCGACTTCGCCCAGCGCGGCTTTGCCTTCCGCGAGTTTGCCGGTCTTGGCGTACACAAAGCCCAGGCGATAGAGCGCGGTGGAGTAGTTGTCGGCGTTGCCTTTGAGCTCTGCCGTGGCGGTCTTCAGTTCGGCGATGGACGCCGCGTCTTTCCCCTCTTTCATCAGCGCGTAGCCCAGCGCCGAGTGGGCCAAGCCGGAGTACAGGCGAGCCTTGTCCGCGTCGAGAACAGGTTGTGCAGCGGGTTTGTCAGCGGCCGACTGGGTCTTGACCAGGTCCAATGCCTTGCGCGCGTAGCCCTCGCCGCGGGCGGTGTAGCCGGGGGCGGAACTTTCCCCGAAGGCTTCGGCCAGCATCACCAGTGTGGCCACGCTCTTGGGGTTGGCGGCCAGGGCCTTTTCGCCGAAGCTGGCCAGGCGCGACGCGTCGTTGAGCTGGCCCAGCGTATAGATAGCTAGTTGCATCACCTGCTCCTGATACCGCGACTCTGGAAACGCTGCGAGATAACGCTCAATGTAGCCCATGCGCTTTTTGGAGTTTTGTTCCGCCACCATGGCGTTCAACCCTGACACCTCAAGGAACTGGTAGGTCTGGCGGTAGGGCTCCTGCGCCTGCTGGATCTCCAGCGCAATCAACTCGGGGTCCTTGCCTTCCGGCTTGGGGATGGTCCCCGCGATGCCGTTGAAGGCTGTGCCGCCGCGCACCGCGCAGTCCACCAGCACGTCATTGGCGTTGGCCCGCTGGGCCACAGTCGCCAGCGTCATGAGCAGTTCAAGGTCATTGGGCTGCAGGGCCACGGCCTGCTGTCCGTGCTCCAGGGCCTTGGCGTTGTCACCCTGTTCGTAATATTGCTGCGAGAGCTGCCAGTTCCCGTACGCCACGGCCTGCGGGTTCGCGGCAAAGTCTTTGACGAAGGCCTGCAACAGGACCATTTTCTTCTGCGGGTCAGTCTCGTCCGTAATGGCCTGGATGGCCTTGTCTTCCGGCGTGCCAACGGGGATCGCAATCCGGGTGACCTGCGCGCCGGCAACGCCTGCCAGCAGAAGCATCATGACGATGAAAGCTCGTCTCATGCCGCACCTCCAACAACTGCGGGGCCTACTCGATGGCATGTTAGTCCCGGAAGAAACCGGGAGCAAGCGGCGATTGGCAAGACGTGTTCGCGTGGCAGCCGGGCTCTTCTATTGCGACTGGCTTGCTCAGGCGCCGGCTTTCGCCCGCACCAACTCCAGCGCCTCTTCTTTCGTGCTGATCGTTCCTTCCAGTTGCGCGTCTTCGACTGCCGTCAGCCATTCTTTGAATTGCGGACCG
Encoded proteins:
- a CDS encoding nitroreductase — protein: MFSKKRRAVREFTLAAISRPEIEALISEAIEAPSAMNLQPWAFAVVLDRDQIDRYAQRAKDSLLAKLSKLSDPVQHRFEQRMLENPDFSLFYHAPALVLVLAKSSEAQADEDCCLAAQSLMLAARDRDLGTCWIGFARPWLNLPETKAELGIPPEYQVVAPIVLGHPVAWPESHGRKPAEILWIAPVEAKQRKLAAV
- a CDS encoding class A beta-lactamase-related serine hydrolase, with translation MKLNLLKIAVLLGSVTAAFTQTPPAPPKPLDLLKARLETIAHGVSADWGIYIKSLDTGEEIAIHADAAMDTMSAIKIPLLVDVYRQVDAGRINTADRIVMHTSDKRFGTGVLRTLDNGLDLSFHDALMLMIIQSDNTGTDMAFAKAGGPAHVTQTMRELGLNSITATGTTFEWFRALAEPGDPLYAKITPEDLFTKGFPAKLTDADVERFHFEGKHPFGLSSARDMGRLLEMIATNKAASEKSCKEMMRMMGLQQFRSRIPKYMDDDTNTPHKTGDFPPYIANDVGLIETPAGRVVVVFFSAHHRGFYSELEDAIARMSEQVWGYFNYRGKQKQ